The Streptococcus mitis genome has a segment encoding these proteins:
- a CDS encoding GNAT family N-acetyltransferase: MEIPIKIIQASKSDLAEIEALQASSFPAEKQQPSHILEESIRKCADTFLLARDENQLLGYVLGGPYPHNPQCLEIHSLVIDTDHQRQGLGTLLLAALKDVAVELDYKAIRLKSPDELLSYFEMNGFIDEEETDSLYAASQGFSMIWFNLFYLEVQ, from the coding sequence ATGGAAATTCCAATTAAGATCATTCAGGCAAGTAAGTCTGATTTGGCTGAGATAGAGGCACTTCAGGCTTCATCTTTTCCAGCTGAAAAGCAGCAACCTTCCCATATTTTAGAAGAAAGTATCCGTAAGTGTGCGGATACCTTTCTTCTAGCTAGGGATGAAAATCAGCTTCTGGGCTATGTTCTAGGTGGTCCTTACCCACACAATCCGCAATGTCTAGAAATACATTCTTTAGTCATTGATACTGACCATCAGAGACAGGGCTTGGGAACGCTTCTTCTTGCGGCATTGAAAGATGTGGCAGTTGAGCTGGATTACAAAGCTATTCGTTTGAAGAGTCCTGATGAGTTGCTTTCCTATTTTGAAATGAACGGTTTTATTGATGAAGAAGAGACAGATTCGCTTTATGCAGCTAGTCAAGGTTTTAGTATGATTTGGTTTAATCTCTTTTATCTGGAGGTGCAATGA
- a CDS encoding GNAT family N-acetyltransferase — protein sequence MKIRKARLEDLDRIVEIELENFSVEEAIPRSIFEAHFREIRTSFLVAEKEGRIMGYIEGPVGPHRHLQDQSFTEEIEDYSHEPGGYISVTCLSIAEEAQGLGLGQKLLTALKELALEHEREGINLTCHDYLIAYYEKQGFVNEGLSQSTFAGETWYDMIWEAKK from the coding sequence ATGAAAATTAGGAAAGCAAGATTAGAAGATTTGGATCGTATCGTTGAGATTGAACTAGAAAATTTCTCGGTTGAAGAAGCCATTCCTCGCTCTATTTTTGAGGCGCATTTTCGAGAGATTCGGACCTCTTTTCTGGTTGCAGAAAAAGAAGGCAGAATCATGGGGTATATAGAAGGGCCAGTTGGGCCACACCGCCATCTGCAAGATCAGTCTTTTACAGAAGAGATAGAAGATTATAGTCATGAGCCTGGTGGTTATATCTCTGTGACCTGTCTTTCTATTGCCGAGGAGGCACAGGGCCTTGGACTTGGTCAAAAATTACTAACAGCCTTGAAAGAACTGGCTCTTGAACACGAAAGAGAAGGCATTAATCTAACCTGTCATGACTATCTCATCGCCTACTATGAAAAACAAGGATTTGTTAATGAAGGCCTGTCCCAGTCAACCTTTGCAGGGGAAACATGGTATGATATGATTTGGGAAGCTAAAAAATAA